One window of the Marmota flaviventris isolate mMarFla1 chromosome 2, mMarFla1.hap1, whole genome shotgun sequence genome contains the following:
- the Mmp9 gene encoding matrix metalloproteinase-9, which produces MRSWQPLVLALLVLGCCSAAPAQRQPAFVVFPRDLRTTNLTDMQLAQEYLFRYGYTRVAEMHTDALSLRPALLLLQKRLSLPQTGQLDSATLKAMRTPRCGVPDLGKFQTFEGDLKWHHHNITYWIQNYSEDLPRDVIDDAFARAFAAWSAVTPLTFTRVYGREADIVIQFGVAEHGDGYPFDGKDGLLAHAFPPGPGIQGDAHFDDEELWSLGKGVVVPTHFGNANGAPCHFPFTFEGRSYSACTTDGRTDGAPWCSTTANYDTDRKFGFCPSEKLYTQHGNADGKPCVFPFIFEGNSYSACTTQGRSDGYRWCATTDNYDQDKLYGFCPTRADATVIGGNSAGELCVFPFIFLGKEYSTCTSNGRNDGRLWCATTSNFDSDKKWGFCPDQGYSLFLVAAHEFGHALGLDHSSVPEALMYPMYRFLEGSPLHEDDVKGIQHLYGSRPEPDPRPPSTTTPEPQPTAPPTVCPTAPPTARPSELPTTGPTGPPSAGPTGPPTAGPSEAPVTLDPVDSPCNVDVFDAIAEIGNYLHFFKDGRYWRFSEGRGPRLQGPFLIADTWPALPARLDSAFEEPLSKKIFFFSGRQVWVYTGASVLGPRRLDKLGLGSEVTQVTGVLPRGGGKALLFSRHLFWRFDVKTQRVDSRSPTPVDQMFPGVPLNTHDIFQYREKAYFCQDRFFWRVSSKKEVNQVDQVGYVTYDLLQCPED; this is translated from the exons ATGAGATCCTGGCAGCCCCTGGTCCTGGCACTCCTGGTGCTGGGATGTTGCTCTGCCGCACCTGCACAGCGCCAGCCCGCCTTTGTGGTCTTCCCCAGAGACCTGAGAACCACCAATCTCACTGATATGCAGCTGGCACAG GAATACCTGTTCCGCTACGGTTACACTCGCGTGGCTGAGATGCATACCGATGCACTGTCCCTGCGCCCAGCACTGCTGCTTCTGCAGAAGCGGCTGTCCCTGCCCCAGACTGGTCAGCTGGACAGCGCCACCCTGAAGGCCATGCGAACCCCACGCTGCGGTGTCCCAGATCTGGGCAAATTTCAAACGTTTGAGGGTGATCTCAAGTGGCACCACCACAACATCACATACTG GATCCAAAACTACTCGGAAGATTTGCCCCGCGACGTGATCGACGATGCCTTTGCCCGTGCCTTCGCCGCGTGGAGCGCAGTGACGCCGCTCACCTTCACTCGCGTGTATGGCCGGGAAGCAGACATCGTCATCCAGTTTGGTGTCGCTG AGCATGGAGACGGGTATCCCTTCGACGGGAAAGACGGGCTTCTGGCACACGCCTTTCCTCCTGGCCCCGGTATTCAGGGAGACGCCCACTTCGATGATGAAGAGTTGTGGTCACTGGGCAAGGGCGTCG TGGTTCCTACCCACTTTGGAAACGCAAATGGAGCCCCCTGTCACTTCCCCTTCACCTTTGAGGGCCGCTCCTACTCCGCCTGCACCACGGACGGCCGCACCGACGGCGCTCCTTGGTGCAGCACGACCGCCAACTATGACACGGACCGCAAGTTCGGCTTCTGCCCCAGTGAGA AACTCTACACCCAGCATGGCAATGCAGATGGCAAACCCTGCGTGTTTCCATTCATCTTCGAGGGCAATTCCTACTCTGCCTGCACCACCCAAGGTCGCTCTGATGGCTATCGCTGGTGTGCCACCACCGACAACTATGACCAGGACAAGCTTTATGGCTTCTGCCCAACTCGAG CTGACGCAACTGTGATTGGGGGCAACTCCGCCGGGGAGCTGTGCGTCTTCCCCTTTATCTTCCTGGGCAAGGAGTACTCGACCTGTACCAGCAATGGCCGTAATGATGGGCGCCTCTGGTGCGCCACCACCTCCAACTTCGACAGTGACAAGAAGTGGGGCTTCTGCCCAGACCAAG GATACAGCCTGTTCCTTGTAGCGGCGCACGAGTTCGGTCATGCGCTGGGTCTGGATCACTCTTCAGTGCCAGAGGCGCTCATGTACCCCATGTATCGCTTCCTGGAGGGCTCCCCGCTGCACGAGGACGACGTGAAGGGTATCCAGCATCTCTATG GTTCTCGGCCTGAACCTGATCCAAGACCTCCGTCCACCACCACACCTGAGCCGCAGCCCACCGCTCCCCCGACGGTCTGCCCCACCGCACCCCCCACCGCCCGCCCCTCAGAGCTCCCCACAACCGGCCCTACAGGCCCCCCTTCAGCTGGCCCTACAGGTCCTCCCACGGCTGGTCCTTCTGAGGCCCCAGTGACTTTGGATCCGGTGGACAGTCCCTGCAATGTGGACGTTTTCGACGCCATTGCGGAGATCGGGAACTATCTGCACTTCTTCAAGGATGG ACGGTATTGGCGATTCTCTGAGGGCAGAGGGCCCCGGCTGCAGGGCCCCTTCCTTATCGCCGACACGTGGCCCGCGTTGCCCGCCCGACTGGACTCTGCCTTCGAGGAGCCACTCTCCAAGAAGATTTTCTTCTTCTCGG GGCGCCAAGTGTGGGTGTACACGGGAGCGTCGGTGCTGGGCCCGCGGCGTCTGGACAAGCTGGGTCTGGGCTCTGAGGTGACCCAAGTCACCGGGGTCCTCCCGCGTGGCGGGGGCAAGGCGCTGCTGTTCAGCAGGCATCTCTTCTGGAG GTTCGACGTGAAGACGCAGAGAGTGGATTCCCGGAGCCCCACTCCGGTGGATCAGATGTTCCCCGGGGTGCCCTTGAACACGCACGACATCTTCCAATACCGAG AGAAAGCCTACTTCTGTCAGGACCGCTTCTTCTGGCGAGTGAGTTCCAAGAAGGAGGTGAACCAGGTGGACCAAGTGGGCTACGTGACCTATGACCTCCTGCAGTGCCCTGAGGACTAG